The DNA sequence CAGCCTGGGAGCGGTCCTCTACCGTACCCTCACCGGCCGCCCCCCCTTCGAGGGGGAAAACGACCAAGCGGTCCTCTACCAACACGTGTACGAGGAGCCCAAGCCCCCAGAAGCCCTCAACCCCGCCATCCCCAAGGGGGTAGGGCAAGCGGTGCTCGGGCTATTGGCCAAGCACCCCGAGGAGCGCCCGGCACACCCGGACCTCTTCTATAGCGCCCTGAGGGAGTTCCAGGCCCTGCGCCTTGCCACCCCTCGAGCGGGGGCGGGCCGCTCCGGCCACTACCCCTTGGCCCCAGACCCCAGACGGCTTGCCCTCAAAGGCAAGCTGGACCTGGGAGGGGAAGCGGCCTGGCCCGGGGAGATGGTCTACGCCGGGGGGCGGGTGTACCTCGGGGTGGGGCGGGGTTGGGTGGAGGTGGACCTCCTGAGCGGGGAGGTGCGCCGGGAGAGCCTGCCCGAGGAGGCCACCGCCCCCCCGGTGGTGCGGGGCGGGGTGTACGTGGGAAGCTTTGACGGCAAGGTGCGGCGTTTCCGCGGCCGCCACCTGGAGTGGAGCGTGGAAACCGGGGCGGAGGTTACCGCCGCTCCCTTGGTCCTAGGGGAGCGGGTCTACGTGGCGAGCCGCGACGGCACCCTGTACGCCTTCCACAAGGACGCCCCCCTCTTCCGCTTCCGGGCGGGGGGGCATCTGTCCGCCAGCCCCACCTTTTACCGGGGGCTCCTTTTCGTGGGTTCGGAGGATGGGTGGCTCTATGCCCTGGACCCAGAAACGGGGGGCCTTCGCTACAAGGTGCGCGCCGGCCCCATTCACGCTCCCGTGGCCGCAGGGCGGGGGCTTCTATTCATCCCCACCTGGGAGGGGGAGGTCTACGCCTTCGATCCCTTGAGCCGGGAAACCCTTTGGAACGCTGCGGTGGAGGGGGAGATCTGGGGCGGGCTCGCCCTGGACGGGGAGCGGGTCTATGTGGCCGCCTGGGACGGGATTCTCCGGGCCCTGGACGCCGCCACGGGGGAGGAGGTGTGGAGCCTCGAGGTGGGCAAGGTGACCGCAGGGCTTGCTTACGCCTCGGGGCACGTCTTTGCGGCCACGGAGGAGGGGCGCTTTCTGGCCGTGGACCGTCGGGGCCAGGTGGTCTTTGAGGCCACGGGCCTGGGGGCGGTGCAGGTGCCCCCCTTACCCCTGCCCGGGGAGGTGTTGGTGGCGAGCCTTTCGGGCAAACTCTACCGCTTCGCCGTAGGATAGGGGCATGGAAGCCGTCCAGACCGAAAAGGCCCCCCAGGCCATCGGCCCCTATAGCCAGGCGGTGCGGGCCCAAGGCTTTGTCTTCGTTTCCGGCCAGATCCCCCTGACCCCGGAGGGCGCCTTGGTGGAAGGGGATATCCGGGCCCAG is a window from the Thermus sp. LT1-2-5 genome containing:
- a CDS encoding serine/threonine-protein kinase, whose amino-acid sequence is MTRMLLAGRYRLEAPLGSGGMAEVWQGVDERLGRKVAVKLLHPRALPPERERFLLEVRALSRLFHPGIVQVLDLGEEEGRPYFVMELVEGGTFDRLGPFEEGPEGERILLAAAQVMEALAHLHAQGILHRDLTPKNILLTKEGHPKVMDFGLAYLLQESRHLTRTGYTLGTPTYMAPEQAKGLPLTPKADLYSLGAVLYRTLTGRPPFEGENDQAVLYQHVYEEPKPPEALNPAIPKGVGQAVLGLLAKHPEERPAHPDLFYSALREFQALRLATPRAGAGRSGHYPLAPDPRRLALKGKLDLGGEAAWPGEMVYAGGRVYLGVGRGWVEVDLLSGEVRRESLPEEATAPPVVRGGVYVGSFDGKVRRFRGRHLEWSVETGAEVTAAPLVLGERVYVASRDGTLYAFHKDAPLFRFRAGGHLSASPTFYRGLLFVGSEDGWLYALDPETGGLRYKVRAGPIHAPVAAGRGLLFIPTWEGEVYAFDPLSRETLWNAAVEGEIWGGLALDGERVYVAAWDGILRALDAATGEEVWSLEVGKVTAGLAYASGHVFAATEEGRFLAVDRRGQVVFEATGLGAVQVPPLPLPGEVLVASLSGKLYRFAVG